In Ipomoea triloba cultivar NCNSP0323 chromosome 15, ASM357664v1, one genomic interval encodes:
- the LOC116007004 gene encoding leucine-rich repeat protein 1-like, protein MAAATGSLSWLVVAVVVVALAGRVAGNSEGDALYALRRSLSDPDNVLQSWDPNLVNPCTWFHITCNQDNHVTRVDLGNSNLSGHLVPDLGKLEHLQYLELYKNNIQGTIPEELGNLKNLISLDLYNNNISGTIPPSLGKLKSLVFLRFNDNQLTGRIPRELASISTLKVVDVSNNNLCGTIPTSGPFEHIPLNNFENNPRLEGPELMGLASYDTNCS, encoded by the exons ATGGCAGCAGCTACTGGTTCTTTGTCATGGTTGGTGGTTGCAGTGGTGGTAGTGGCCCTCGCAGGGAGAGTTGCCGGAAATTCAGAAGGGGACGCGCTCTACGCGCTGCGCCGGAGCTTGTCCGACCCGGATAACGTGCTCCAGAGCTGGGATCCCAATCTGGTGAACCCTTGCACCTGGTTCCACATCACCTGCAACCAAGACAACCATGTTACCCGCGT GGACCTTGGAAACTCGAACTTATCTGGCCATCTGGTGCCTGATCTTGGGAAGCTTGAGCATTTGCAGTATTT GGAACtttacaaaaataacattcaggGCACAATTCCGGAGGAGCTTGGTAACTTGAAGAACCTTATAAGTTTGGATTTGTACAACAATAATATCTCTGGAACTATTCCTCCTTCATtgggaaagttgaaaagtcTTGTATTCCT GCGTTTTAACGATAATCAGTTAACCGGGAGAATTCCAAGGGAACTTGCTAGTATTTCTACCCTTAAAGTTGT GGATGTATCaaataacaatctctgtggaaCAATTCCAACTAGTGGTCCCTTTGAGCATATTCCACTAAACAA CTTCGAGAATAATCCTCGGCTGGAAGGCCCGGAGTTGATGGGGCTTGCAAGCTACGACACAAACTGCTCATAA